From the Leguminivora glycinivorella isolate SPB_JAAS2020 chromosome 15, LegGlyc_1.1, whole genome shotgun sequence genome, one window contains:
- the LOC125234030 gene encoding uncharacterized protein LOC125234030 isoform X2, giving the protein MQRESSCLLRGMVDVTNKNLRALSTLGEPTDHWDTLVIYIMSKKLDAVTKREWEEHRNLLTGSPTLQQYVAFLNNRADLLESLGTDNFNKVSNNCEKTSKHKLQSHNEPQKIHTYLTTTTTNKSYRKPIVCPYCSQDHFLFTCESFRKLDVDSRINKVNGYAVCKNCLRPGHLEKQCVLSHCKYCKHKHNTLLHKDIEKEPSSSDVPMPAVHFSGHIQKTKLFNPTETSGLLSTALVHVSDANGVLHEARLLLDNGASPNFVTRDLCGQLGLATHCAGATITAEDAVAHRALPPLL; this is encoded by the exons ATGCAACGTGAGTCGAGCTGTTTGTTACGTGGCATGGTGGACGTGACAAACAAAAACTTGCGTGCGCTCAGTACTTTAGGAGAACCTACCGATCATTGGGACAcgttagttatttatataaTGTCTAAGAAGTTAGATGCAGTAACTAAGCGTGAATGGGAAGAGCACAGGAACCTGTTAACAGGTTCGCCGACGTTGCAACAATACGTAGCATTTTTAAATAACAGGGCCGACTTATTAGAGTCTCTTGGCACTGATAACTTTAATAAAGTTAGTAACAATTGCGAAAAAACATCGAAACATAAATTGCAGTCTCATAACGAGCCGcaaaaaatacatacttatctTACAACTACAACTACTAACAAGTCTTATCGCAAACCTATTGTTTGCCCTTATTGTTCACAGGATCATTTCTTATTTACCTGTGAATCTTTTCGCAAATTAGATGTTGATAGTAGAATAAATAAAGTGAACGGTTACGCAGTATGTAAAAACTGTCTTCGGCCGGGACACTTAGAAAAACAATGTGTATTATCTCATTGTAAATActgtaaacataaacataatacTCTTTTACATAAGGACATTGAAAAAGAGCCTTCTAGCAGTGACGTTCCGATGCCAGCAGTTCATTTTAGCGGCCACATACAAAAAACTAAACTGTTCAACCCTACTGAGACTTCCGGACTACTGTCCACAGCGTTGGTGCACGTGAGTGACGCGAATGGGGTGCTGCATGAGGCGCGTCTGCTCCTGGACAACGGTGCTTCCCCCAACTTTGTGACGCGTGATCTGTGCGGGCAGCTCGGCCTAGCGACACACTGCGCTGGAGCTACGATCACAG CAGAAGACGCAGTGGCACACCGCGCACTTCCGCCTCTCCTGTGA
- the LOC125234069 gene encoding WD repeat-containing protein 61-like has protein sequence MPASTAYSILLKKENAHEDPIYCCAWAKTATSGDPKAPTKDFIATGGLDGLVKVWLFENNRLELVHSLAGHSMAVVSVAVSFDGHTLASTSLDSTLIIWDLLSGHKVHEVQNSGTDIWKVAFSPEGHHIVTGSHTGKLGIYGIEKASLECVLDTRGKFVLSLAWSPDGKYIASGSTDGAACLFDAAQGKLLHTIQAHTQAVNTVTFSADSSLLLTASSDGTVHTYNVASGSLQSSMKLACRAASAAASSDGRAAAAAADGAVRVASLDKLQDLHVFKEHTGAVCGVQFNPEGNQLLSVSKDRSINIYECPPPPKSAAKK, from the exons aTGCCAGCTTCAACTGCG TATTCCATATTACTAAAGAAAGAAAATGCTCACGAAGACCCTATTTACTGCTGTGCATGGGCTAAGACGGCTACTTCTGGAGATCCAAA AGCACCTACCAAAGACTTCATTGCTACAGGTGGCCTAGATGGCCTAGTGAAGGTGTGGCTATTTGAGAACAATAGGTTGGAACTAGTGCACTCTCTAGCGGGGCACTCCATGGCTGTGGTTTCTGTTGCAGTCAGCTTTGACGGTCACA CCCTGGCCAGTACATCTCTGGACTCCACCTTGATAATCTGGGATTTGCTGAGTGGTCACAAAGTCCATGAGGTCCAGAACAGTGGCACAGACATTTGGAAGGTGGCATTTTCTCCCGAGGGCCACCACATAGTCACTGGGAGTCATACTGGGAAGCTTGGGATCTATGGCATTGAGAAAGCATCTTTAGAGTGTGTTTTGGACACTAGAGGGAAATTTGTTTTGAGTTTGGCTTGG AGCCCCGACGGCAAGTACATCGCGAGCGGCTCAACAGATGGCGCTGCCTGCCTCTTCGACGCGGCGCAAGGCAAGCTACTGCACACCATTCAAGCTCACACACAG GCAGTGAACACAGTAACGTTCTCAGCAGACTCTTCGCTTCTTCTCACCGCCTCGTCCGATGGAACAGTGCACACATACAATGT TGCGAGCGGTAGCCTGCAAAGCAGTATGAAACTCGCATGCAGAGCGgcgtcggcggccgcgagttcagacgggcgcgccgccgccgccgccgccgacggCGCCGTAAGAGTCGCGAGCCTCGATAAACTACAAGACCTACATGTCTTCAAGGAGCACACGGGAGCT GTGTGCGGCGTACAATTCAACCCCGAAGGCAACCAGCTTCTCTCAGTGTCAAAGGACAGAAGTATTAACATCTACGAGTGCCCACCGCCGCCTAAAAGTGCTGCTAAGAAGTGA
- the LOC125234030 gene encoding uncharacterized protein LOC125234030 isoform X1, giving the protein MQRESSCLLRGMVDVTNKNLRALSTLGEPTDHWDTLVIYIMSKKLDAVTKREWEEHRNLLTGSPTLQQYVAFLNNRADLLESLGTDNFNKVSNNCEKTSKHKLQSHNEPQKIHTYLTTTTTNKSYRKPIVCPYCSQDHFLFTCESFRKLDVDSRINKVNGYAVCKNCLRPGHLEKQCVLSHCKYCKHKHNTLLHKDIEKEPSSSDVPMPAVHFSGHIQKTKLFNPTETSGLLSTALVHVSDANGVLHEARLLLDNGASPNFVTRDLCGQLGLATHCAGATITVKAFGTCHKSSGRVISYCSPPLHESSWKASNSVLCQPYFVC; this is encoded by the exons ATGCAACGTGAGTCGAGCTGTTTGTTACGTGGCATGGTGGACGTGACAAACAAAAACTTGCGTGCGCTCAGTACTTTAGGAGAACCTACCGATCATTGGGACAcgttagttatttatataaTGTCTAAGAAGTTAGATGCAGTAACTAAGCGTGAATGGGAAGAGCACAGGAACCTGTTAACAGGTTCGCCGACGTTGCAACAATACGTAGCATTTTTAAATAACAGGGCCGACTTATTAGAGTCTCTTGGCACTGATAACTTTAATAAAGTTAGTAACAATTGCGAAAAAACATCGAAACATAAATTGCAGTCTCATAACGAGCCGcaaaaaatacatacttatctTACAACTACAACTACTAACAAGTCTTATCGCAAACCTATTGTTTGCCCTTATTGTTCACAGGATCATTTCTTATTTACCTGTGAATCTTTTCGCAAATTAGATGTTGATAGTAGAATAAATAAAGTGAACGGTTACGCAGTATGTAAAAACTGTCTTCGGCCGGGACACTTAGAAAAACAATGTGTATTATCTCATTGTAAATActgtaaacataaacataatacTCTTTTACATAAGGACATTGAAAAAGAGCCTTCTAGCAGTGACGTTCCGATGCCAGCAGTTCATTTTAGCGGCCACATACAAAAAACTAAACTGTTCAACCCTACTGAGACTTCCGGACTACTGTCCACAGCGTTGGTGCACGTGAGTGACGCGAATGGGGTGCTGCATGAGGCGCGTCTGCTCCTGGACAACGGTGCTTCCCCCAACTTTGTGACGCGTGATCTGTGCGGGCAGCTCGGCCTAGCGACACACTGCGCTGGAGCTACGATCACAG TCAAGGCATTTGGAACTTGTCACAAGTCTTCAGGCAGAGTCATTTCTTACTGCTCCCCACCACTTCATGAGTCGTCGTGGAAGGCCTCAAACTCTGTGTTATGTCAACCATACTTCGTTTGTTAG
- the LOC125233983 gene encoding cuticle protein-like — MAAKFVAILSLAVAASAIPVVPLAKVADEEAPAHYEFQYSVADHHTGDIKQQQEARAGDAVHGSYSLLQPDGVQRIVEYTADKEHGFNAVVRYEGHPTEAPHKVLAPVAKLAYAAPVAKVAYAAPVAKIAYAAPVAKLAYAAPVAKVAYAAPVAKVAYAAAPAHVTFSSPAVSYHH, encoded by the exons ATGGCCGCTAAG TTCGTCGCTATCCTGTCCCTGGCCGTGGCCGCGTCGGCCATCCCGGTGGTGCCGCTGGCGAAGGTGGCGGACGAGGAGGCGCCCGCGCACTACGAGTTCCAGTACTCGGTGGCGGACCACCACACCGGCGACATCAAGCAGCAGCAGGAGGCGCGCGCCGGCGACGCCGTGCACGGCTCCTACTCGCTGCTGCAGCCCGACGGCGTGCAGCGCATCGTGGAGTACACCGCCGACAAGGAGCACGGCTTCAACGCCGTCGTGCGCTACGAGGGCCACCCCACCGAGGCGCCCCACAAGGTGCTCGCCCCCGTCGCCAAGCTCGCCTACGCCGCTCCCGTCGCCAAGGTCGCCTACGCCGCCCCTGTAGCCAAGATCGCCTACGCTGCCCCCGTAGCCAAGCTCGCCTACGCCGCCCCCGTAGCCAAGGTCGCCTACGCCGCCCCTGTAGCCAAGGTCGCCTACGCCGCCGCCCCCGCTCACGTCACCTTCTCCTCTCCCGCCGTCTCCTACCACCACT
- the LOC125234030 gene encoding uncharacterized protein LOC125234030 isoform X3, translating into MQRESSCLLRGMVDVTNKNLRALSTLGEPTDHWDTLVIYIMSKKLDAVTKREWEEHRNLLTGSPTLQQYVAFLNNRADLLESLGTDNFNKVSNNCEKTSKHKLQSHNEPQKIHTYLTTTTTNKSYRKPIVCPYCSQDHFLFTCESFRKLDVDSRINKVNGYAVCKNCLRPGHLEKQCVLSHCKYCKHKHNTLLHKDIEKEPSSSDVPMPAVHFSGHIQKTKLFNPTETSGLLSTALVHVSDANGVLHEARLLLDNGASPNFVTRDLCGQLGLATHCAGATITEDAVAHRALPPLL; encoded by the exons ATGCAACGTGAGTCGAGCTGTTTGTTACGTGGCATGGTGGACGTGACAAACAAAAACTTGCGTGCGCTCAGTACTTTAGGAGAACCTACCGATCATTGGGACAcgttagttatttatataaTGTCTAAGAAGTTAGATGCAGTAACTAAGCGTGAATGGGAAGAGCACAGGAACCTGTTAACAGGTTCGCCGACGTTGCAACAATACGTAGCATTTTTAAATAACAGGGCCGACTTATTAGAGTCTCTTGGCACTGATAACTTTAATAAAGTTAGTAACAATTGCGAAAAAACATCGAAACATAAATTGCAGTCTCATAACGAGCCGcaaaaaatacatacttatctTACAACTACAACTACTAACAAGTCTTATCGCAAACCTATTGTTTGCCCTTATTGTTCACAGGATCATTTCTTATTTACCTGTGAATCTTTTCGCAAATTAGATGTTGATAGTAGAATAAATAAAGTGAACGGTTACGCAGTATGTAAAAACTGTCTTCGGCCGGGACACTTAGAAAAACAATGTGTATTATCTCATTGTAAATActgtaaacataaacataatacTCTTTTACATAAGGACATTGAAAAAGAGCCTTCTAGCAGTGACGTTCCGATGCCAGCAGTTCATTTTAGCGGCCACATACAAAAAACTAAACTGTTCAACCCTACTGAGACTTCCGGACTACTGTCCACAGCGTTGGTGCACGTGAGTGACGCGAATGGGGTGCTGCATGAGGCGCGTCTGCTCCTGGACAACGGTGCTTCCCCCAACTTTGTGACGCGTGATCTGTGCGGGCAGCTCGGCCTAGCGACACACTGCGCTGGAGCTACGATCACAG AAGACGCAGTGGCACACCGCGCACTTCCGCCTCTCCTGTGA